Proteins encoded by one window of Prevotella nigrescens:
- the mraZ gene encoding division/cell wall cluster transcriptional repressor MraZ, which translates to MRFLGSIEAKTDTKGRAFLPATFRKILNTSGEESLIMKKDVFQPCLVIYPQSVWNKMLDNLRNHLNRWNKRDQMVYRQFVSDVETIVLDGNGRFLIPKRYLKMANINQQIKFIGMDDCIEIWNNEDEGAFLAPDDFSEALETIMGDSGRTKALITEK; encoded by the coding sequence ATGCGATTTTTAGGGAGTATAGAAGCCAAGACTGATACTAAGGGGAGAGCCTTTTTACCAGCCACTTTCCGCAAGATTTTGAATACATCTGGCGAAGAATCGTTGATTATGAAGAAAGATGTTTTCCAACCTTGCCTGGTTATCTACCCTCAGTCTGTGTGGAATAAAATGCTCGATAATCTCCGTAATCATCTAAATCGTTGGAACAAACGCGACCAGATGGTATATCGTCAATTTGTATCGGATGTTGAAACTATCGTGCTTGATGGAAATGGTCGTTTCCTGATACCAAAACGATATTTAAAAATGGCTAACATCAACCAACAAATCAAATTCATTGGCATGGACGACTGCATTGAGATTTGGAACAACGAAGACGAAGGGGCGTTCCTTGCCCCAGACGATTTTAGCGAAGCATTAGAAACTATTATGGGAGATTCGGGAAGAACAAAGGCACTCATCACAGAAAAATAA
- a CDS encoding GNAT family N-acetyltransferase, with protein sequence MKEEEIIQPVSKELLKSELTPDRLLRVTNKSHNDIYVFSAIDAPNLMDEVGRLREEAFRNAGGGTGKAKDIDEFDLMPDCCKQLIVWNPDNEEIIGGYRYVFGADWKLGKDGQPILATSHMFHFSDKFLKEYAPYTVELGRSFVSLGYQNVRENSKSIFALDNLWDGLGALTVLNPNCKYFFGKVTMYPSYIRRGRDMILYFLKKFFDDKENLIIPIKPLKIETPSSEFESLFNASSFKENYRILNREIRKLGFNIPPLVNAYMNLSPTMKLFGTGINNGFGDVEETGILIAVDEIFEEKRVRHIESFVNAHPEALNITSGANNLIYKEKDSNSDFDK encoded by the coding sequence ATGAAGGAAGAAGAAATTATCCAGCCAGTCAGTAAAGAACTTTTAAAAAGCGAACTTACTCCCGACAGATTACTGAGAGTTACAAATAAAAGTCATAATGACATATATGTGTTCTCGGCAATCGATGCGCCAAATTTAATGGACGAAGTAGGAAGGTTGCGCGAAGAAGCTTTTCGGAATGCCGGTGGAGGTACAGGAAAAGCTAAGGATATCGATGAATTTGATTTAATGCCAGATTGTTGCAAACAACTTATAGTCTGGAATCCTGATAATGAAGAGATTATTGGTGGTTATCGATATGTATTTGGTGCTGATTGGAAACTTGGAAAAGACGGGCAGCCTATTCTTGCTACCAGCCACATGTTTCATTTTTCTGATAAGTTCCTGAAAGAATATGCTCCTTATACCGTTGAACTGGGGCGTTCTTTTGTATCTTTGGGTTACCAGAATGTTCGTGAAAACTCTAAAAGTATTTTCGCTCTCGATAATCTTTGGGACGGATTAGGTGCACTTACCGTCTTAAATCCAAATTGTAAATACTTCTTTGGAAAAGTAACTATGTATCCATCGTATATTCGTAGAGGACGTGATATGATACTTTACTTTCTAAAAAAGTTTTTCGATGATAAGGAAAATCTTATTATTCCGATAAAACCGCTTAAAATAGAAACTCCATCTTCCGAATTCGAGTCATTGTTTAATGCTTCCTCTTTCAAAGAAAACTATCGCATATTAAACAGAGAAATTCGTAAGTTAGGTTTCAATATTCCTCCTTTGGTAAATGCCTATATGAATCTTTCTCCTACAATGAAACTTTTTGGAACAGGCATAAATAATGGGTTTGGAGATGTAGAAGAGACAGGTATTCTTATTGCCGTTGACGAAATATTCGAGGAAAAACGTGTACGGCATATTGAAAGTTTTGTAAACGCTCACCCCGAAGCTCTCAATATAACCAGTGGAGCAAATAATCTAATCTATAAAGAAAAGGATAGTAACTCTGATTTCGATAAATAA
- a CDS encoding glutamine synthetase III gives MDNLRFEVVKEAFRKRPVELEIPKEQRPSGLFGKYVFNREKMFKYLPIDIFNKMMDVMENGERLDRSIADGVANGMKKWAEDNGVTHYTHWFQPLTEGTAEKHDSFIEPDGKGGMIEEFSGKLLVQQEPDASSFPSGGIRNTFEARGYSAWDPTSPVFIIDDTLCIPTIFISYTGESLDYKAPLLRSLRAVDNAAKEVCQYFYSDVKKVHTNLGWEQEYFLVDEDLYFARPDLMLTGRTLMGHDSAKNQQMEDHYFGTIPERVQAFMKELEIRALELGIPVKTRHNEVAPGQFELAPIFEECNLAVDHNMLLMAVMKKVAHRHGFRVLLHEKPFAGINGSGKHNNWSLSTDTGILLHKNGKNANDNLRFVVFVVETLMGVYKHNGVLKASVMSATNDHRLGANEAPPAIISSFLGKQISDLLEHIEKADKKNLFSMKGKQGMQLDIPEIPELLIDNTDRNRTSPFAFTGNRFELRAVGSEANCASALIVLNTAVAEALTNFKQRVDALISRGEDQTSAIIEVVREDIKICKPIHFDGNGYSEEWKEEAAKRGLDCEASCPVCFDAYLHDDSVRMFEQMNVMTRSELEARNEVKWETYTKKIQIEARVMGDLAMNHIIPVVTHYQSRLAKNVSSMINIFGKEEGERITKRNIKILKEIAERIQTIETGVDELIEARKVANKIDSQREKAIAYHDDIVPQMEEIRYQIDKLELIVSDEMWTLPKYRELLFIR, from the coding sequence ATGGATAACTTAAGATTTGAGGTAGTAAAAGAGGCTTTTAGAAAACGTCCCGTAGAGTTAGAAATTCCAAAAGAGCAGCGTCCATCAGGATTATTCGGAAAATATGTGTTTAACCGCGAAAAGATGTTTAAATATCTTCCGATAGACATTTTCAACAAAATGATGGATGTTATGGAAAATGGCGAACGTCTTGACCGTTCCATTGCTGATGGCGTAGCCAACGGAATGAAAAAATGGGCGGAAGATAATGGTGTCACACATTATACGCATTGGTTTCAACCATTAACAGAAGGGACCGCAGAAAAACATGATTCGTTTATAGAACCTGATGGTAAAGGCGGAATGATTGAAGAATTTTCAGGAAAATTACTTGTACAACAAGAACCTGACGCCAGCTCTTTTCCATCTGGTGGTATTCGCAACACATTTGAAGCACGAGGTTATTCGGCTTGGGATCCAACAAGTCCGGTTTTCATCATAGACGACACCCTTTGTATCCCTACAATTTTTATTTCATACACAGGAGAATCGCTCGACTATAAAGCACCATTGCTACGTTCTTTACGTGCGGTAGATAATGCAGCCAAAGAAGTCTGCCAGTATTTCTATTCCGATGTAAAAAAGGTCCATACAAATTTAGGTTGGGAACAAGAATACTTCTTGGTCGATGAGGATCTTTATTTTGCCCGTCCTGATCTTATGCTGACTGGCAGGACATTAATGGGACACGATTCTGCTAAAAACCAGCAAATGGAAGACCATTACTTCGGGACTATCCCTGAACGTGTGCAAGCATTCATGAAAGAACTCGAAATACGTGCATTGGAACTCGGAATTCCTGTTAAAACTCGCCATAACGAGGTTGCACCGGGACAATTTGAGCTTGCACCTATCTTTGAAGAGTGCAACTTGGCCGTAGACCATAACATGCTATTAATGGCAGTCATGAAGAAAGTTGCACATCGCCATGGTTTCCGCGTGCTACTGCACGAGAAACCTTTTGCCGGTATTAATGGCTCAGGAAAACATAATAACTGGAGCTTATCTACCGATACAGGAATTTTATTACACAAAAATGGCAAAAATGCAAACGATAATCTACGCTTCGTCGTATTCGTTGTAGAGACTTTAATGGGAGTTTATAAACATAATGGTGTATTAAAGGCATCGGTCATGAGTGCTACAAACGACCATCGTTTGGGAGCGAATGAAGCACCACCAGCCATTATATCATCATTCCTTGGTAAGCAAATTTCCGATTTGTTGGAACATATAGAAAAAGCCGATAAAAAGAATTTGTTCAGCATGAAAGGAAAACAAGGAATGCAACTCGACATTCCTGAAATTCCAGAATTGTTGATAGATAATACCGACCGCAACCGTACTTCGCCATTTGCTTTCACCGGAAATAGGTTCGAGCTGCGTGCTGTAGGTTCAGAAGCCAATTGTGCGTCGGCACTTATTGTCTTGAATACTGCTGTTGCAGAAGCTCTGACAAACTTTAAACAACGTGTAGATGCACTAATCAGTCGGGGAGAAGACCAGACAAGTGCTATTATAGAAGTTGTTCGCGAAGATATTAAGATTTGCAAACCTATACATTTCGATGGAAATGGTTATAGTGAAGAATGGAAAGAAGAAGCAGCAAAAAGAGGTTTGGATTGTGAAGCAAGTTGCCCTGTATGTTTCGATGCCTATTTACACGATGATTCCGTACGAATGTTCGAGCAAATGAACGTAATGACTCGTAGCGAATTAGAGGCGCGCAACGAAGTAAAATGGGAAACCTATACAAAGAAAATACAGATAGAAGCACGCGTCATGGGCGATTTGGCAATGAACCACATCATTCCTGTTGTTACTCACTACCAAAGCAGATTGGCAAAGAACGTAAGCTCCATGATAAACATCTTTGGAAAAGAGGAAGGCGAACGCATAACCAAACGTAATATTAAGATTTTAAAAGAAATAGCAGAACGCATTCAGACCATAGAGACAGGAGTTGATGAACTTATCGAGGCAAGAAAAGTTGCAAACAAGATAGATAGTCAGCGAGAGAAAGCCATTGCTTATCACGATGACATTGTTCCACAGATGGAGGAAATACGTTATCAGATAGATAAACTCGAGCTGATTGTAAGCGACGAAATGTGGACGTTGCCCAAATATAGAGAGCTCTTATTTATTCGATAA
- a CDS encoding helix-turn-helix domain-containing protein — protein MEKNTELRNAWDFVEHTGISIFLTGKAGTGKTTFLRAIKQHSTKRMIVVAPTGVAAINANGVTIHSFFQLPLSPFVPESMVKPRFEYSKQKRQIMRTLDLLIIDEISMVRADILDAIDSILRRFREHNKPFGGVQLLMIGDLQQLTPIVKPEEEKLLSRYYNTPYFFDSKALQSTQYVTIELTKVFRQQDEVFINILNHFRNGNVTDNDFEILNKRYQANFNPGKNSDYIHLTTHNRIADNINDRQLEQIKEKAYKFCARTEGQFPENSYPADYELTLKCGAQVMFIHNDRSERYYNGKIGRITYIDKEKIVVTCPNEDEAIEVEPQTWENTRYTLNEQTKQIEGEVLGTFTQYPLRLAWAITIHKSQGLTFEHAIIDAQQAFASGQVYVALSRCRSLEGLVLASTLNKNAVINDARVDSYIAQQNMRAVESIKNLPLLKEEYYRLMLLELFNFNEIFTAESALFRTLVEYFHKHAKLIALHQTTLTDLQKRILNVSTKWTLFIKGIPTAELHNPEFLNRIKNSAQYFYNELSNIFPEQIEQTKGIESKNKEAIKRIDNNIADLEQNRIAKLLLLEDMMTEDFSTSHYLKCKQEAILISMGDENVAKQRNKKRKTKADKKEKEATHTISYKLYKAGMNLKAIAKERGLTLQTIVNHIAKYVRSGDLQATDFVEEKKITTIRHIANNLPPNEGIKYIKDACPPDVTYNDITLVLAEKEKTK, from the coding sequence ATGGAAAAGAACACCGAATTGCGCAATGCATGGGATTTTGTAGAACACACAGGCATCAGCATTTTCCTAACAGGAAAGGCAGGCACGGGAAAAACAACCTTTCTACGTGCAATAAAACAACACAGCACGAAACGAATGATAGTGGTAGCACCTACTGGAGTTGCTGCCATTAATGCGAATGGTGTAACCATTCATTCCTTTTTCCAGCTCCCCCTGTCGCCTTTCGTTCCCGAAAGTATGGTAAAACCACGCTTTGAATATAGCAAACAGAAGCGACAAATTATGCGAACGCTCGATTTGCTCATTATTGATGAGATAAGTATGGTTCGCGCTGACATTCTCGATGCTATCGATTCAATACTTCGTCGCTTCAGAGAACATAACAAACCATTTGGCGGAGTGCAACTTTTAATGATTGGAGATTTACAACAACTTACACCTATAGTGAAACCGGAAGAAGAAAAACTATTAAGTCGCTATTACAATACACCTTATTTCTTCGATTCCAAAGCACTGCAAAGTACACAATATGTAACAATAGAACTGACAAAAGTTTTCAGACAACAAGACGAAGTTTTTATAAACATATTGAACCATTTTAGAAATGGCAATGTAACCGACAACGATTTTGAAATTTTAAATAAACGTTATCAAGCAAATTTCAATCCCGGCAAAAATAGCGATTACATACATCTGACAACTCACAATCGCATTGCCGATAATATAAACGATAGACAATTAGAACAGATTAAAGAGAAAGCATATAAATTTTGCGCACGAACAGAAGGACAGTTTCCCGAAAATAGTTATCCAGCCGACTATGAATTGACATTAAAGTGTGGCGCACAAGTAATGTTTATACATAACGACCGTTCCGAAAGATATTATAACGGCAAAATTGGGAGAATTACTTATATTGATAAAGAGAAAATCGTAGTAACTTGTCCAAACGAGGACGAAGCAATAGAAGTTGAACCACAAACTTGGGAAAACACGCGTTACACGCTCAACGAACAAACGAAACAAATAGAAGGCGAAGTATTAGGAACTTTCACACAATATCCATTACGATTGGCATGGGCTATCACCATTCATAAAAGCCAAGGACTTACTTTTGAACATGCAATAATAGATGCACAACAAGCTTTTGCATCTGGACAAGTTTATGTTGCATTAAGTAGATGCCGTTCGTTAGAAGGTTTAGTGTTAGCTTCAACACTAAACAAAAATGCAGTTATCAACGATGCAAGAGTAGATAGCTATATTGCTCAACAAAATATGCGGGCTGTTGAAAGCATCAAGAATTTACCATTGCTAAAAGAAGAATATTACAGGTTGATGCTGCTGGAATTATTCAACTTTAACGAAATATTTACTGCCGAATCAGCTCTTTTTAGAACTTTAGTAGAATATTTTCATAAGCACGCCAAACTAATTGCACTTCATCAAACAACACTTACAGATTTACAAAAACGCATTCTCAACGTTTCTACGAAATGGACACTATTCATAAAAGGTATTCCAACAGCAGAACTACATAATCCAGAATTTCTAAATAGAATAAAGAACAGTGCACAATATTTTTACAATGAGCTTTCGAATATATTTCCAGAACAGATAGAACAAACCAAAGGAATTGAAAGTAAAAACAAAGAAGCAATTAAACGCATAGACAACAATATTGCTGATCTTGAACAAAATAGAATAGCAAAATTATTGTTGTTGGAAGATATGATGACGGAAGACTTTAGCACAAGTCATTATCTTAAATGCAAACAAGAGGCTATTTTAATATCAATGGGCGATGAAAATGTAGCAAAACAACGCAATAAAAAACGTAAAACAAAGGCTGATAAAAAGGAAAAAGAAGCCACACATACCATAAGCTACAAACTTTATAAGGCAGGAATGAACCTAAAAGCCATTGCTAAAGAACGCGGTCTAACGCTGCAGACTATCGTAAATCATATTGCAAAGTATGTCAGAAGTGGTGATTTACAAGCCACCGACTTTGTAGAAGAAAAGAAAATAACAACCATTCGGCACATAGCAAATAATCTTCCGCCCAACGAAGGTATAAAATATATTAAAGATGCATGCCCGCCCGATGTAACTTACAACGATATTACTTTAGTTTTGGCGGAGAAAGAAAAGACAAAATAA
- the upp gene encoding uracil phosphoribosyltransferase, translating to MEIINFSEQNSIVNQYMAEIRDKDYQRNRLLFRNNVMRIGEFEAFEISKTLQYETKEIQTPLGISKINVPTDKIVLATIFRAGLPFHNGFLNIFDHAGNAFVSAYREYKDKEHHEVGIHVEYLATPNIDGKTLIIADPMLATGGSMELGYKAILSKGTPRHVHVACVIASPEGIEHIKKTFPDSNTTIWCGAIDEGLNEHKYIVPGFGDAGDLCYGEKL from the coding sequence ATGGAAATCATTAACTTCTCGGAACAGAACTCCATTGTAAACCAGTACATGGCAGAAATCCGCGACAAGGACTACCAGAGAAACCGTCTCCTCTTCCGCAACAACGTAATGCGAATAGGAGAGTTCGAAGCATTCGAAATCTCTAAAACACTTCAGTACGAAACGAAGGAAATACAGACTCCGCTGGGCATTTCAAAAATAAACGTGCCTACCGACAAGATTGTGCTCGCCACTATCTTCCGCGCAGGACTTCCTTTCCACAATGGCTTCCTCAATATCTTCGACCATGCAGGCAATGCTTTCGTAAGTGCATACAGGGAATATAAAGATAAGGAACACCACGAAGTGGGCATTCACGTAGAATATTTGGCAACTCCTAATATAGATGGTAAAACTTTAATTATAGCCGACCCAATGTTGGCAACAGGTGGTTCAATGGAACTTGGCTACAAGGCAATACTGTCTAAAGGTACGCCACGGCATGTTCACGTTGCTTGCGTAATAGCATCTCCAGAAGGAATAGAACATATAAAAAAGACTTTTCCTGATAGTAATACTACTATTTGGTGCGGTGCAATAGACGAAGGCTTGAACGAACACAAATATATTGTTCCCGGTTTTGGCGATGCCGGTGACTTATGTTATGGAGAAAAGCTATGA
- the pckA gene encoding phosphoenolpyruvate carboxykinase (ATP), whose amino-acid sequence MAKFDKSVLAKYGITGTTEVLYNPSYEVLFNEETKEGLKGYEVGQETELGAINVMTGIYTGRSPKDKFIVDDETSHDTVWWDSEEYHNDNHRATKEAWAAVKDIAKKELSNKRLFVVDGFCGTHKDTRMKIRFIMEVAWQAHFVTNMFIRPKNEADFDQEPDFVVYNASKAKVENWKELGLHSETAVVFNVTSKEQVIINTWYGGEMKKGMFSMMNYFLPLKGIAAMHCSANTDMNGENTAIFFGLSGTGKTTLSTDPKRKLIGDDEHGWDDKGVFNFEGGCYAKVINLDKESEPDIYGAITRDALLENVTVDKNGKIDFADKSVTENTRVSYPIYHIKNIQRPESQGPAAKQVIFLSADAFGVLPPVSILDSEQTKYYFLSGFTAKLAGTERGITEPTPTFSACFGQAFLELHPTKYAEELVKKMQKSGAKAYLVNTGWNGTGKRISIKDTRGIIDAILNHSIDAAPTKQIPYFNFTVPTKLEGVATEILDPRDTYADAAQWEEKAKDLAGRFIKNFKKYETNEAGKKLVAAGPQL is encoded by the coding sequence ATGGCAAAATTTGATAAGAGCGTACTTGCGAAGTACGGCATTACAGGTACAACAGAAGTACTTTACAATCCTTCTTACGAAGTATTGTTCAATGAAGAAACAAAAGAAGGTCTGAAAGGTTACGAGGTTGGTCAGGAAACAGAACTTGGTGCTATCAACGTAATGACGGGTATTTATACCGGTCGTTCTCCTAAGGATAAGTTCATCGTTGATGATGAAACTTCTCACGATACAGTATGGTGGGATTCAGAAGAATACCACAACGACAACCACCGCGCTACAAAAGAAGCATGGGCAGCTGTAAAGGACATCGCCAAGAAAGAACTTTCAAACAAGCGTTTGTTTGTAGTTGATGGTTTCTGCGGAACTCACAAGGACACACGTATGAAGATTCGCTTCATCATGGAGGTTGCCTGGCAGGCTCATTTCGTAACAAATATGTTCATTCGTCCAAAGAACGAGGCTGACTTCGATCAGGAACCAGACTTCGTTGTTTACAACGCTTCCAAGGCAAAAGTTGAGAACTGGAAAGAACTTGGCTTGCATTCAGAAACTGCTGTTGTGTTCAACGTAACTTCTAAGGAGCAGGTTATCATCAACACTTGGTACGGTGGCGAAATGAAGAAGGGTATGTTCTCTATGATGAACTACTTCCTGCCATTGAAGGGTATAGCTGCCATGCACTGCTCAGCAAATACCGATATGAACGGCGAGAACACGGCAATCTTCTTCGGTCTTTCTGGTACAGGCAAGACCACACTGTCTACCGACCCTAAGCGTAAGCTTATTGGTGACGACGAACACGGCTGGGACGACAAGGGTGTATTCAATTTCGAAGGTGGTTGCTATGCGAAAGTAATCAACCTCGACAAGGAATCAGAGCCTGACATTTACGGTGCCATCACACGCGACGCTCTCCTTGAGAACGTAACAGTAGACAAGAATGGCAAGATAGATTTCGCTGACAAGAGCGTAACCGAGAACACTCGCGTTTCTTATCCTATCTACCACATCAAGAACATTCAGCGTCCAGAGTCTCAGGGTCCGGCTGCAAAGCAGGTAATCTTCCTTTCTGCTGATGCTTTCGGTGTACTTCCTCCAGTATCAATCCTCGATTCTGAACAGACAAAGTACTACTTCCTTTCTGGATTTACAGCTAAGTTGGCAGGTACGGAACGCGGCATCACAGAGCCTACTCCTACATTCTCTGCTTGCTTCGGTCAGGCTTTCTTGGAACTTCACCCAACAAAGTATGCTGAAGAACTGGTTAAGAAGATGCAGAAGAGCGGTGCCAAGGCTTACTTGGTGAACACGGGCTGGAACGGAACAGGCAAGCGTATCTCTATCAAGGATACACGCGGTATCATCGATGCTATTCTGAACCACTCTATCGACGCAGCTCCTACAAAGCAGATACCTTACTTCAACTTCACTGTTCCTACGAAGTTGGAAGGCGTTGCGACTGAAATCCTCGACCCACGCGATACATACGCTGATGCAGCACAGTGGGAAGAGAAGGCCAAAGACCTTGCTGGTCGCTTCATAAAGAACTTCAAGAAGTACGAAACGAACGAAGCCGGCAAGAAGCTCGTAGCAGCTGGTCCACAGCTCTAA
- a CDS encoding M16 family metallopeptidase codes for MKLKHFLFAALFFVAGMANAQQFGSIPMNKNVRQGKLSNGLTYYILHNNWPEHVANFYIAQRVGSIQEEEPQRGLAHFLEHMAFNGSEHFPDSTLLEFTRSLGVQFGSDLNAYTSIEETVYRISNVPTKRQTALDSCLLVLKDWSNGLTLDDKEIDKERGVIHQEWQLGQNAMMRIYDRSLPKLYPNNKYGLRLPIGLMSVVDNFKYQALRDYYHKWYRPDNQCIIVVGDVDVDHIEAQIKKLWANAKVPANAAQVTKLPVQDNAQAIYVFDKDKEMQNTTIGIMMKHDVFPDEMKTSQAYYIDSYMKTMITMMLNQRFSEMKQKADCPFTMAYCYDGNYMLSSTKEAFNLGGSAKEGKDLEALKAIYREAQRVRQYGFTPTEFERTKQEYLSQIESDYTNRDKTTNSEYGDELRDHFLKNEPIPSKEDEYKIMKQLVEMPALNYQVVNEYAKELISDKDSNLVVYIFAQDKPGKANITEAQMAQVIKEVRAEKITPYVDNVKSEPLLDVKKLPKAGKIVKETENKKLGYKELTLSNGARVILKKTDFQANDISFYATAKGGSSLYGKADFDNLKLFNSVIANSGLGNFSKQDLIKALYGKQASANLSLGTYYQYIDGQSIPKDIETMMQLVYLKLTNVTKDEQAFNALMKQYEEFLKHKNLSPESVFGDSATVTLYNHELRNAPLSVNTLKGVNYDRIIQIWKERYANPGQFVYYFVGNYDEATLRPLIEKYIGCLPKGKAENWKEIPGLAKGKVENHFTFKSETPKAMSFEFWHQPMKYTLENSVLVDAAAQVLSMVYLKDIREDQGAAYSVGASGGLNQAADKTFAIVQAQCPMDPKKAEIAVKLLNEGIKNNSVKVDADKLQKVKDFMLKQADISAKSNDHWINVLNEYITLGVDIQTGYKAAVEALTPEKIAAFLKGLLAAGNHVEVVMTPAK; via the coding sequence ATGAAACTAAAACATTTCCTTTTTGCAGCCTTGTTCTTTGTTGCAGGAATGGCAAACGCACAGCAGTTTGGGTCTATTCCTATGAATAAGAACGTGAGGCAGGGTAAACTCAGCAATGGGCTGACTTATTACATCTTGCACAACAACTGGCCAGAACACGTAGCAAACTTTTATATTGCACAGCGTGTCGGCTCTATTCAGGAAGAAGAACCACAACGTGGCTTGGCTCACTTCCTTGAACACATGGCATTCAATGGTTCCGAACACTTTCCAGACTCTACTCTGTTGGAGTTTACACGCTCACTCGGCGTGCAGTTTGGCAGCGATTTGAACGCTTACACCTCTATCGAAGAGACTGTTTACCGCATCAGCAACGTTCCGACAAAGCGTCAGACAGCACTCGATTCTTGCTTGTTGGTTTTGAAAGACTGGTCGAACGGTCTGACACTCGACGACAAGGAAATAGACAAGGAACGTGGTGTCATTCACCAAGAATGGCAGTTAGGACAGAATGCTATGATGCGTATCTACGACCGTTCGTTGCCAAAGCTCTATCCTAACAACAAGTACGGACTTCGCTTGCCTATCGGTTTGATGAGCGTGGTAGACAACTTCAAGTATCAAGCTCTCCGTGATTACTATCACAAATGGTATCGTCCGGACAATCAATGTATCATCGTTGTGGGCGATGTAGACGTAGACCACATCGAAGCACAGATTAAGAAGCTGTGGGCTAATGCTAAAGTTCCTGCCAACGCAGCCCAGGTAACGAAGCTTCCGGTGCAAGACAACGCACAAGCCATCTATGTCTTCGACAAGGATAAGGAGATGCAGAACACTACTATCGGCATCATGATGAAGCACGACGTATTCCCTGACGAAATGAAAACAAGTCAGGCATATTACATTGACAGCTATATGAAGACCATGATAACCATGATGCTAAACCAACGTTTCAGCGAAATGAAGCAGAAAGCCGACTGTCCTTTCACCATGGCATATTGTTATGACGGCAACTATATGCTTTCAAGCACAAAAGAAGCATTCAACTTGGGGGGCTCTGCCAAGGAAGGCAAGGACTTGGAAGCATTAAAAGCCATCTATCGCGAGGCTCAACGTGTACGCCAATACGGATTTACGCCAACTGAATTTGAACGTACAAAGCAGGAGTATCTCTCACAAATCGAGTCTGATTATACCAATCGCGACAAGACAACCAACAGCGAATACGGCGACGAACTGCGCGACCACTTCCTGAAGAACGAGCCAATACCAAGCAAGGAAGACGAATACAAGATTATGAAGCAGCTCGTTGAGATGCCTGCACTGAACTATCAGGTAGTGAACGAGTATGCCAAAGAGCTTATTTCGGACAAGGACAGCAACCTCGTTGTCTACATCTTCGCACAGGACAAGCCTGGAAAGGCAAACATTACAGAAGCACAGATGGCACAAGTCATCAAGGAAGTGCGTGCAGAAAAGATTACTCCATACGTTGATAATGTAAAGAGTGAACCATTGCTGGACGTTAAGAAGTTGCCAAAAGCTGGCAAGATAGTGAAGGAAACAGAGAACAAGAAGCTCGGCTACAAGGAACTTACATTGAGCAACGGTGCTCGCGTTATCTTAAAGAAGACCGACTTCCAAGCCAACGACATAAGTTTCTACGCTACAGCCAAGGGCGGAAGCAGCTTGTATGGCAAGGCAGACTTCGACAATCTTAAGTTGTTCAATTCTGTAATAGCCAATAGTGGTCTTGGAAACTTCTCTAAACAAGACTTAATAAAGGCTCTTTATGGCAAACAGGCAAGTGCAAACTTGTCGCTCGGTACATACTATCAATATATAGACGGCCAGTCCATACCGAAGGATATTGAAACCATGATGCAGTTGGTTTATCTCAAATTAACCAATGTAACAAAAGACGAGCAGGCTTTCAACGCACTCATGAAGCAGTACGAAGAGTTTTTGAAGCATAAAAACCTTTCTCCTGAAAGTGTATTTGGCGACTCTGCAACGGTTACGCTCTACAATCACGAGCTTCGCAATGCCCCTCTTTCAGTGAACACACTCAAAGGCGTGAATTACGACCGCATAATCCAGATATGGAAAGAACGCTATGCCAACCCTGGTCAGTTCGTTTACTACTTCGTTGGAAACTACGACGAGGCTACTCTCCGCCCACTTATCGAGAAGTATATCGGCTGTCTGCCAAAGGGCAAGGCAGAGAACTGGAAGGAAATTCCAGGCCTCGCTAAGGGCAAAGTTGAGAACCATTTCACCTTCAAGTCAGAGACTCCAAAGGCAATGAGCTTCGAGTTCTGGCATCAGCCAATGAAGTACACTTTAGAGAACTCTGTACTTGTAGACGCTGCAGCCCAAGTATTGTCTATGGTTTACTTGAAGGACATTCGCGAAGACCAAGGAGCAGCCTATTCGGTAGGTGCAAGTGGCGGTTTGAATCAGGCAGCCGACAAGACCTTTGCCATTGTTCAGGCACAGTGCCCGATGGATCCTAAGAAGGCTGAAATTGCTGTTAAGCTTCTCAACGAAGGTATTAAGAACAACAGTGTAAAGGTTGATGCTGACAAATTACAGAAGGTTAAAGACTTTATGCTCAAGCAGGCTGACATCAGCGCAAAGAGCAATGATCACTGGATAAATGTTCTCAACGAGTATATCACATTGGGTGTAGATATTCAAACCGGCTACAAGGCTGCCGTTGAGGCCCTGACTCCGGAGAAGATTGCAGCATTCCTGAAAGGCTTGCTCGCTGCCGGCAACCACGTAGAAGTGGTGATGACACCGGCAAAATAA